CTAGATGACCCTGGTAAGTTAGCATGTTGGTACCCACATAATTGCTCTGTCCCTGTGGCCATATACTTGAACTCTTCTCATATTATGTCAAAATTCTATGAACCACATACTCTTTCAAACACCTCAGAAATGATTCTAggcaattttcaatgtttaaTTCACTGGGGTAATTtccagaaaaaaattatattataagtGAAATTAAAGGAATGCTAagttaataaaacaatataaaaaggaTGTGTGTTAGTATAGATTAAAGAGCTTTATTGTGAATAATGTCCATAGTTATTGGCTGTAAATCACTTCTTTGGAGGTACATTTGCAAATCTTGCATGTCCAATGGTGCATAGGGCAACCACGAAGATGGCAAACTCCTGAAAATCCACTTCAGAATCACCATTTTCATCCAGATCCTTTAAGAGTTCGTCTGAAGCATCCTTTTCCTTTGCAGTCTAAAAACAAACAGACCAGTGAACATTCATGTTCCTCTGACTCAAGGTAAATTTTTTCATTCAGTGGATTTGTACGTGTGTCTGACatataataaagtaataaattaAGTGTACACAACTTTAAAAGCTGTACTAAGTTATTTATGCATCGGGATTCTTAATGACTTATTATTATGATAATTATGAAAAATACcacatagaatatatatatatataattatttttttcaaaaacaagaaaacaaaatggcaGACTAGGAACTTCTTGACAAAAGAATAACAATATATAGTTTGTTGGGTCAATGTTTCAGTTTGACTATGCTAACTTTCTTCAGAATTTTAATAACTgcatattgttattttttgtcaAGAAGTCTGGAGAGTAAAGTTTTTTTGTGAAAGTAGATTGTCTGCTTATTGTTGCACTGGGCCCTAAGCTAAAAAGAGGTGATAGATTTAGATTTGAGTGGCCAGTGGTAAAAATATAAATTCCTTATAATTTGCATCTACCCCTTTTTAGGATTTGAAATTGTCGAGGTTTAAAATTTACTTGGgataaatattgcaattttggGCTAATAACGTGATGGGTAGTAGTGGAGGAATTACATGAGAACATTATGATATGTAGGGGACGGAATGTAGCACATATACAAGACTGTATGTCTGTAACATACATCGGAACACAGGAAAATGACAAAATTGAGAACATTATGGTATGTAGGGGAGGAAATGTAGCACACGTACAAGACTTACACGTAAAACATTACTAACTTTTACATATCAATATATGTGTATCCAAAATATTATTTTCTAGCCTTTAATAATTCTTGTCCAT
Above is a genomic segment from Pelobates fuscus isolate aPelFus1 chromosome 6, aPelFus1.pri, whole genome shotgun sequence containing:
- the LOC134615359 gene encoding protein S100-P-like, coding for MSKLETAMVMIMDVFDKYACTEGNKTTLTKGEMKTLVEKELPGILSTAKEKDASDELLKDLDENGDSEVDFQEFAIFVVALCTIGHARFANVPPKK